The Brockia lithotrophica genome includes the window GGAGGTCCAGGGCCATGAGGAGGATCGGCCAGTAGATCGTGTGGAACCGGACGATGTCCTTCCCCACGAGGTGGAGGTCAGCCGGCCAGTACCGTTCGAAACGACTCGGGTCGTCCGACATGTAGCCCAAAGCGGTGATGTAGTTGGCCAAAGCGTCGATCCAGACGTACGCGACGTGTTTGGGATCGTTGGGAAACGGGATCCCCCAGTCGAGGTCGATCCGGGAGACGGAAAGATCTTCGAGCCCGGGCCGGAGGAAGTTGTTGAGCATTTCGTTTCGGCGCGCTTCAGGGAGGATGAACTCTGGGTGCTCCTCGATGTGGCGAATGAGGCGGTCTTGGTACTTCGTGAGCCGGAGGAAGTAGCTCTCCTGGGAGATCTTCTGCACCGGCCGTCCGCAGTCCGGACAGAGGTACTGGCCGTCTTTTTTCACCACCTGGAACTCCGTCCAGTAGGCCTCGCACTCGACGCAGTAATACCCCTCGTACCGTCCGAGATAGATGTCGCCCTTTTCCAAGAGGCGGGCGATGATTTTCTGCACGGCCTCCTTGTGGCGCGGCTCCGTCGTACGGATGAAATCGTCGTAGCTGATGTCGAGCTTTTCCCAGAGGTCCTGGATCCAGGCCACGATCGGTTCGATGTACTCAAGGGGCGTTTTGCCGTGTCGTTCCGCTGTGCGCTGCAGCTTCTTCCCGTGCTCGTCCGTACCCGTAAGGAAAAACACGTCGTACCCCAGGAGCCGCTTGTAGCGCGCAATGGCGTCGGCGGCTATGGTCGTATAGGCGTTTCCGATATGGAGTTTGGCGCTCGGGTAGTAAATGGGCGTCGTGATGTAGAACGTCCGGGCCACCCCCGGATCACCTCGCCTTTCCGCCTTCCCGATTTCCGCAGGTCAGGAGGGAGAAAACCCGCACCCCTTCTCGTCGCAACGGCATCTGCATACACTCGGAGGGGAAACCTCTTCCTCTATAAAAGCAAGGGCTTTCGCCCATCGCCCATTTCCAGGAACGACCGCCTATTGCGTCATGTTAGCGCCGCCTTTCCCACTTGTCAAGCCGCCCGCCTGCAACCGAGACGTGCCAAAGGGGGGCGGTACCAACTGCTTCGGCCTTCCTCTTTCGCCACCGAAGATCAAAAAGACACGAAAAACAAGGTCGATTTCGAGGGGTGGTCCTTCCTGGGAAATTCTTTCTTTCGTAGTTCGAAACATCGCATGGAAAATCCAAACAATTGACTCATCTGCTATCAAGTGTTATCCTGACCCAGAGGGAGGGGGGAGCATGCGAACAACAGGAATCGTGAGAAAAATAGATGAACTTGGGAGAATCGTCATCCCGAGTGACATCCGGCGCGAACTCGGTCTGGGAGAACGCGATTTGGTCGAAATCGCAGTCGAGAGGGATGCGATCGTGATCCGTCGCTTCGAACCCGCCTGCGTGTTTTGCGGAAGCAGAGAAGACCTTTTCGAATACCGAGGAAAAACCGTCTGCCGCCGCTGCGCCCAAGCCCTTTGCCGCGAGGCGGGAAATCCCGTGGACGCGGATGAGGCTTAAAACGGAGGGGATTCCCGCTCCTCGGATCCCCTCTCGTGAAATCGGCGATAGATCTCGCGGGCGGGAAGGGAAAACCGCCTTGCGGCCTCCTTTGCGGCATCTTTCGTGCCCATGCCCTCTTTCGTCCTACGGTCCATCCAGGCGAGGGCCTCTGCCAGACGTTCCTCAGAGGACGGCTGCAGCCCTTCCTCTCGAGACGTTGCCTCCTCGGCGCCCGCGACGACCAAGGTGATCTCTCCGCGCACGTCGGCCGCCTCCGCCCAGCGGACGAGCTCTTCGAGGGAACCTCGAAGGATTTCCTCGTGAACCTTGGTAAGCTCCCGGGCCAAACTCGCGGGACGGTCGCCGAACACGTCGAGGAGATCGGCGAGCGTCGCACGCAGGCGATGCGGCGCTTCGTAAAAGATTATCGGATAGGGGAAGTCCCGGAGATCCGCCAGCACCTTCCTTCGTTCTCCCTTCCGCCGCGGCAAAAACCCGTAAAACAAAAACGGGCCTCCGGCAAACCCACTGGCCACCCAGGCCGCCAAGGCGGCACTCGGCCCGGGAACGGGAACGACGCGAATGCCTTCCGCCAGAGCCCTGCGGACGAGCTCGCCCCCCGGATCTTGAAGGAGAGGCGTACCCGCATCGCTCACCAGGGCGACGTGCTTCCCGGCGAGGAGCGCCCCGAGGATGTCTTCTTCCCGCTTGCGCGGCGAATCCTTGTGGTAACTCACGAGAGGCTTCTGAATGCCGAGATGGGTGAGCAGGGCCCTGGTCCTGCGCGTATCTTCGCAGGCGACGAGGTCGACCTCGGATAACGTCCGGCGTGCCCGTGCGGACAGGTCCTCGAGGTTGCCTATAGGGGTGGACACGATGAACAAGGTCCCGGGTGCCGCCTTCTCCCGTTCCGGGTCGTTCCCCTTGCGGTTCACCGATCCATCTCCAACCTTTCGTAAATCCGACACATTTCCGGATGCGTTTGCCCCCGGTCGTCGAGGAGGAAAAGGGGGGGCAACACGACAAGCCCCTCTCCCGCTCCCTTTTTTGCCTCGACGAGGAGGAGTTCTGCCGGGCTTCCCGGACGAGCATACACGAGGCGAAGAACCTTCGGTTCGAGGCGTGCCGCGCGAAGCGCGGCGAGGACGGTCGTAAGGCGGTCGGCGCGGTGGACGAATGCCGCCCTTCCCCCGTCCTTGAGCAGGCGTGCCGCGGCCCGTGCCGCCGCCTCGAAGGAGAGGGCAACTTCGTGGTGGGCCAAAGCACGAAAGGGATTGTCGGGCAGCGCGTGGGGCGGCAGATACGGGGGATTGCACGTAAGGTAGTCGTAGCGGCCGGCGCCGAGCACCCGAAAGGCCTCGCGCACGTCGCCCACGTAGACGCGGAATCTTTCCTCGAGGCCGTTGAGCCTCGCGCTCCGGCGCGCCATGTCCGCCAG containing:
- a CDS encoding AbrB/MazE/SpoVT family DNA-binding domain-containing protein, which translates into the protein MRTTGIVRKIDELGRIVIPSDIRRELGLGERDLVEIAVERDAIVIRRFEPACVFCGSREDLFEYRGKTVCRRCAQALCREAGNPVDADEA
- a CDS encoding tRNA1(Val) (adenine(37)-N6)-methyltransferase — translated: MIGGDVPLLPGERVDRLGRTPLRIIQHPKRYAYAVDAVLLAAFARPEPGMCVVDLCSGNGAVALFLLARTGGEIDAVEISAELADMARRSARLNGLEERFRVYVGDVREAFRVLGAGRYDYLTCNPPYLPPHALPDNPFRALAHHEVALSFEAAARAAARLLKDGGRAAFVHRADRLTTVLAALRAARLEPKVLRLVYARPGSPAELLLVEAKKGAGEGLVVLPPLFLLDDRGQTHPEMCRIYERLEMDR
- the rsmI gene encoding 16S rRNA (cytidine(1402)-2'-O)-methyltransferase, translated to MNRKGNDPEREKAAPGTLFIVSTPIGNLEDLSARARRTLSEVDLVACEDTRRTRALLTHLGIQKPLVSYHKDSPRKREEDILGALLAGKHVALVSDAGTPLLQDPGGELVRRALAEGIRVVPVPGPSAALAAWVASGFAGGPFLFYGFLPRRKGERRKVLADLRDFPYPIIFYEAPHRLRATLADLLDVFGDRPASLARELTKVHEEILRGSLEELVRWAEAADVRGEITLVVAGAEEATSREEGLQPSSEERLAEALAWMDRRTKEGMGTKDAAKEAARRFSLPAREIYRRFHERGSEERESPPF